A region of uncultured Draconibacterium sp. DNA encodes the following proteins:
- the ftsH gene encoding ATP-dependent zinc metalloprotease FtsH translates to MTDKQNNKKDQNNLNNPFGKLNPKNNGKPPKFNAYWIYGIIAVVFLIVQYYISTSKGPVDTSWPEVKQMLQNGDVKRIVVINEKIARIYLKEDRIKNYESQFEGNFSKPSDIGPHFKLNTGPIENFAEDLKVAQENMEDKVFPVYEDEQNWARDIIWSIGPFVLIILLWWWIFRRMSRGGAGGGGAGGIFNVGKSQAKVFDKDQRVSTNFKDVAGLAEAKQEVEEIVEFLKSPAKYTKLGGKIPKGALLVGPPGTGKTLLAKAVAGEANVPFFSMSGSDFVEMFVGVGASRVRDLFKQAKEKAPCIVFIDEIDAIGRARGKNPNMGSNDERENTLNQLLTEMDGFDTNSGVIILAATNRADILDRALMRAGRFDRQIHVELPDLNERGEIFNVHLRPLKLSEEVKVDFLAKQTPGFSGADIANVCNEAALIAARRNRDSVTKQDFLDAVDRIIGGLEKKNKIISQQEKKTIAFHEAGHATISWLLEYAHPLVKVTIVPRGKALGAAWYLPEERSITTKEQLLDEMASALGGRAAEEITFGKISSGAQNDLEKVTKQAYAMVSIFGMSEKVGNISFYDSTGQSDFTFTKPYSEKTAELIDEEVKVLIDSQYIRAKQVLLENKEGHAKLAKLLLEREVIFSEDLEEIFGKRPWDKKHAISENGNGDKPANAELKETKETKTEANNEEETTTE, encoded by the coding sequence ATGACAGATAAACAAAATAACAAAAAAGATCAGAACAATCTGAACAACCCTTTTGGGAAACTAAATCCCAAAAACAACGGTAAGCCGCCAAAATTTAATGCCTATTGGATTTACGGGATTATTGCTGTTGTTTTTCTTATTGTACAATACTACATCAGCACCAGTAAAGGCCCTGTTGACACATCGTGGCCCGAGGTAAAACAAATGTTGCAAAACGGCGATGTAAAGCGTATTGTAGTAATAAATGAAAAAATTGCCCGGATTTATTTAAAAGAAGACCGGATAAAAAATTACGAATCGCAGTTTGAAGGAAACTTCTCGAAACCATCAGATATTGGCCCGCATTTTAAACTAAATACCGGACCGATTGAAAATTTTGCCGAAGATCTCAAGGTTGCGCAGGAAAATATGGAAGACAAAGTCTTTCCGGTGTATGAAGATGAGCAGAATTGGGCGCGCGACATTATTTGGTCGATTGGCCCGTTTGTGCTGATAATATTGCTGTGGTGGTGGATTTTCCGTAGAATGAGCCGTGGAGGTGCTGGAGGAGGTGGCGCCGGTGGTATTTTTAATGTCGGAAAATCGCAGGCCAAAGTTTTTGATAAAGACCAGAGGGTATCGACAAACTTTAAAGATGTCGCCGGACTGGCAGAAGCCAAACAGGAGGTGGAAGAAATTGTAGAATTCCTGAAAAGCCCGGCAAAATATACCAAACTCGGTGGTAAAATTCCGAAAGGTGCACTTTTGGTTGGCCCTCCGGGAACGGGAAAAACCCTGCTTGCAAAAGCAGTTGCCGGCGAAGCAAACGTTCCGTTTTTCAGTATGTCGGGTTCCGATTTTGTGGAAATGTTTGTGGGAGTTGGAGCATCGCGTGTTCGCGATTTGTTTAAACAAGCCAAAGAAAAAGCACCGTGTATTGTATTTATCGATGAGATCGACGCCATCGGACGTGCTCGTGGGAAGAACCCAAATATGGGATCGAACGACGAACGCGAAAATACGCTGAACCAGCTGCTTACCGAAATGGATGGTTTTGATACCAACAGCGGGGTAATCATTCTGGCAGCTACCAACCGTGCCGATATTCTGGACCGTGCATTAATGCGTGCCGGACGTTTCGACCGTCAGATTCATGTTGAGCTGCCCGATCTGAATGAGCGTGGTGAGATTTTCAATGTTCATTTACGTCCCTTAAAATTAAGCGAAGAGGTAAAAGTTGATTTTCTGGCTAAACAAACGCCGGGATTCTCGGGTGCCGATATTGCCAATGTTTGTAACGAAGCTGCCTTAATTGCAGCCCGTAGAAACAGGGACTCGGTAACAAAACAGGATTTCCTTGATGCCGTTGACCGTATTATAGGTGGTTTGGAAAAGAAAAATAAAATCATTTCGCAGCAAGAAAAGAAAACAATTGCCTTTCACGAAGCAGGTCACGCCACCATTAGCTGGTTGCTGGAATATGCCCATCCGCTGGTTAAGGTAACTATTGTTCCGCGAGGAAAAGCACTTGGAGCAGCCTGGTACTTACCCGAAGAAAGATCGATTACCACCAAAGAACAGTTGTTGGATGAAATGGCGTCGGCATTGGGCGGACGTGCAGCAGAAGAAATTACCTTTGGTAAAATTTCGTCGGGAGCACAAAACGACCTGGAAAAAGTGACCAAACAGGCTTATGCAATGGTTAGTATTTTCGGAATGAGTGAAAAAGTTGGGAACATCAGCTTTTACGATTCAACCGGTCAGTCAGACTTTACATTTACCAAACCGTACAGCGAAAAAACGGCAGAACTGATTGACGAGGAAGTAAAAGTCCTGATTGACAGCCAATACATACGTGCCAAACAGGTATTACTAGAGAATAAAGAAGGGCACGCCAAGTTAGCGAAACTGCTTCTTGAGCGGGAAGTAATTTTCAGCGAAGACCTGGAAGAGATATTTGGCAAACGCCCGTGGGACAAAAAACACGCAATCTCGGAAAATGGAAACGGTGATAAACCAGCAAACGCCGAGCTGAAAGAGACAAAAGAAACAAAAACCGAAGCAAATAACGAAGAGGAAACAACAACAGAATAA
- the rsfS gene encoding ribosome silencing factor has product MNKAEESKVLLEAILEGIHRIKGKEIKHVDLESIGHTECGHFIICHGTSSTHVDSIAHTVEQTVKEITGEDVWHRDGYRNALWILLDYGDVMVHVFQEEARRFYNLEGLWADAKITQIEEED; this is encoded by the coding sequence ATGAATAAAGCAGAAGAATCAAAGGTTTTATTAGAAGCAATTCTTGAAGGTATTCATCGGATAAAAGGGAAAGAGATAAAACACGTAGATCTGGAAAGTATCGGTCACACTGAATGTGGACATTTTATTATATGCCACGGAACCTCCTCAACTCATGTTGATTCAATTGCACACACGGTAGAACAAACAGTGAAAGAAATTACCGGCGAAGATGTTTGGCATCGCGACGGCTACCGAAATGCACTTTGGATATTATTGGATTACGGAGATGTAATGGTACATGTTTTCCAGGAAGAAGCACGCCGGTTTTATAACCTTGAAGGACTTTGGGCTGATGCAAAAATTACACAAATTGAAGAAGAAGATTAA
- a CDS encoding biotin--[acetyl-CoA-carboxylase] ligase: MFLTDKNIIVFNELDSTNNYAKQLVKEKVAQGTVVLAHYQECGRGQVGNFWESERDKNLLFSVILYPGFLEAGKQFYISKVVSLALANVLKQHLNDVKIKWPNDIYVGEKKIAGILIENTVKGITLDSSIVGVGMNVNQEQFLSDAPNPVSMKQLLKKEFDIQAILKAFLQRLEDYVEVLREGRLEKVDEEYFQSLFRNEGLHQYRKAGKEFSARIAGIGSFGQLQLEEPDGNVTEYMFKEVEFVV; encoded by the coding sequence ATGTTTTTAACTGACAAAAATATCATTGTATTTAATGAGCTCGATAGTACCAACAACTATGCCAAGCAACTGGTAAAAGAAAAGGTGGCTCAGGGCACTGTCGTTTTGGCACATTATCAGGAATGTGGGCGAGGGCAGGTTGGTAATTTTTGGGAAAGCGAACGCGACAAAAATTTGCTTTTCAGTGTGATTTTGTATCCCGGGTTTTTAGAAGCCGGCAAGCAGTTTTACATTTCAAAAGTGGTAAGCCTGGCTTTGGCCAACGTTTTAAAACAGCATTTAAATGATGTAAAAATTAAGTGGCCCAACGATATTTATGTGGGCGAAAAGAAAATTGCCGGTATTTTAATTGAAAACACGGTGAAGGGGATTACGCTTGATTCATCGATAGTTGGCGTTGGTATGAATGTAAACCAGGAGCAATTTCTTTCGGACGCACCCAACCCGGTGTCGATGAAACAACTCTTGAAAAAGGAATTTGATATTCAAGCTATTTTGAAAGCGTTTTTGCAGAGGTTGGAGGATTATGTTGAGGTTTTACGAGAAGGGAGACTGGAAAAAGTTGATGAGGAATATTTTCAGTCTTTGTTCAGAAATGAGGGTTTGCATCAATACCGGAAAGCCGGCAAAGAGTTTAGCGCCAGAATTGCAGGAATTGGCAGTTTTGGGCAACTTCAGTTGGAAGAACCCGACGGTAATGTGACGGAATATATGTTTAAAGAGGTGGAGTTTGTTGTTTAA